GGTAAAAGTGTTCGGCACCGCTCCCGGTTGCCGTATCCAGCACCAGAACCGAAATCCCTTTGTCCCGCGCCACCTGTTCAAGCGCGTTCATGAGCGCCAGTGCAGCGCCTTTGCGTCGCGCCTTTTCGTGAACCAACAGTTTTGCTACGTCGGCACGGTGGGGTTGGTTTTCAGGCTGATCGGTGATGAGCTGAACCGTCCCGATAAGCTGGCGCTGCTCGTCAAAACAGGCCAGCACGGTACGCTCGCCTCGTGCCACGCTCGCAGCGATATTCAGCCAAAACGCGCGGGCTTTCTCATGGCTAAAGGGCAGCATAAAACTTACCGATGCCCCGCCGTTCACGCAGTTTTCAAGGATGTCGGCCAGCGCATCAAGGTGGGTAAGAAGGGTGTCTCGTGACAAGCTCTGGAGCTGAAGCGGTGCGTTCATGGATTTTCCCTGTGTTGAGTACCGCTTCACTTTGCGGGTCACCTTTGGGCAACGCAACCCCTTCAGCCATAGGCTTTTGTTATGTTATCCCTTCTGGTGACGCTGGCGTTTCATGGCGTACATCTTCTCGTCGGCATTTTTCAGCCACTGCTGCATATCGTTGCCGTGATGATCGAATTCGCTCACGCCCCAGGAAAAATGGAGCGACCATGGGTGCAGCTGACGCGCGTTGTAGTGTTCAACCTTTTCGACAAGATAGTGCATGGCGATCCAGGCCCCCTGTTCGTCGGTATCGGCAAACAGCACCGCAAATTCGTCTCCGCCAAAGCGGACCAGCAGGTCAGCCTCGCGAAAAGAACTTTGCATCAGACGAGCCATCGCCTTAAGAGCCTTATCGCCTTCATCATGCCCAAAGCGATCGTTGATATCCTTAAAGTAATCTAAATCCATCCAGCCCAGGGTCAGTGGCTCTGCCCGCCGTCTGGCGACGGAGAGCGCAAATTCGACAATCTGGTTAAAGCCGCGGCGGTTAAACAGCCCCGTCAGTTCATCCGTGGTTGCCGCGCTGACCGCCGCAAACTCATCTTCCGCCAGCGCGCTTAAATCGCTCAGCACGGCGAGATCCGCCGCGTTAAACTCCCGGGGCGCATAGTCGATAAGACACAGCGAGCCAACGCTTGCCCCGTTACGCAGGCGCAGCGGAAATCCGGCATAGAAGCGCACATTGGGTTCGCCTGCCACCAGCGGATTATC
This region of Enterobacter cancerogenus genomic DNA includes:
- a CDS encoding sensor domain-containing diguanylate cyclase, producing MKAPATPTDENERLAALRESGLLDIDRSPAFDRLTRLAKRFFQVPLAMVNLIDEHSLIVKSADGKAPDVVPRHISFCGHTILGEKPLVVGDMLQDPRFADNPLVAGEPNVRFYAGFPLRLRNGASVGSLCLIDYAPREFNAADLAVLSDLSALAEDEFAAVSAATTDELTGLFNRRGFNQIVEFALSVARRRAEPLTLGWMDLDYFKDINDRFGHDEGDKALKAMARLMQSSFREADLLVRFGGDEFAVLFADTDEQGAWIAMHYLVEKVEHYNARQLHPWSLHFSWGVSEFDHHGNDMQQWLKNADEKMYAMKRQRHQKG
- a CDS encoding GNAT family N-acetyltransferase, whose product is MNAPLQLQSLSRDTLLTHLDALADILENCVNGGASVSFMLPFSHEKARAFWLNIAASVARGERTVLACFDEQRQLIGTVQLITDQPENQPHRADVAKLLVHEKARRKGAALALMNALEQVARDKGISVLVLDTATGSGAEHFYLRAGWQKVGEIPRYALMPDGELTGTTLFYKFL